In Janthinobacterium rivuli, a single genomic region encodes these proteins:
- the pstA gene encoding phosphate ABC transporter permease PstA gives MSQVSTLDAPVKPAMNPVYRKRLLMHRVGIALSVAAMALGLAVLVWILFTLVIKGFGALSVDLFTQTTPAPGSEGGGLINAIVGSALMVGLATVVSTPIGILAGIYLAEYGEENKLAQVTRFVTDIMLSAPSIVIGLFVYALYVAHVKHFSGYAGAIALSLIAVPVVVRTTDNMLRLVPNSLLEAAFALGAPRWKVATLVRLRAVKAGVITGVLLALARIAGETAPLLFTALNNQFQSFNMNAPMANLPSVIASFAMSPYDNWRSLAWGGALLITFSVLALNILSRTVFSQKVPN, from the coding sequence ATGAGCCAAGTAAGCACTCTCGACGCTCCGGTCAAGCCGGCCATGAATCCCGTCTACCGCAAGCGCCTGCTGATGCACCGTGTCGGCATCGCCCTGTCGGTGGCCGCCATGGCCCTGGGCCTGGCCGTGCTCGTGTGGATCCTGTTCACCCTGGTGATCAAGGGCTTCGGCGCCCTGTCCGTCGACCTGTTCACGCAAACGACGCCGGCGCCCGGCAGCGAAGGCGGCGGCTTGATCAATGCCATCGTCGGCAGCGCCCTGATGGTGGGCCTGGCGACTGTCGTCAGCACCCCGATCGGCATCCTGGCCGGCATCTACCTGGCCGAATACGGCGAAGAAAACAAGCTGGCGCAAGTGACGCGTTTTGTGACGGACATCATGCTGTCGGCGCCATCGATCGTCATCGGCCTGTTCGTGTATGCGCTGTACGTGGCACACGTCAAACACTTCTCCGGTTATGCCGGTGCCATCGCGCTGTCCCTGATCGCCGTGCCGGTGGTGGTGCGCACGACGGACAATATGCTGCGTTTGGTACCGAACAGCCTGCTCGAAGCCGCGTTTGCTCTCGGCGCGCCGCGCTGGAAGGTCGCCACCCTGGTGCGCTTGCGCGCCGTCAAGGCGGGCGTGATCACCGGCGTACTGCTGGCATTGGCCCGCATCGCCGGCGAAACGGCGCCGCTGCTGTTCACGGCCCTGAATAACCAGTTCCAAAGCTTCAACATGAATGCGCCGATGGCCAACTTGCCGTCCGTCATCGCATCGTTTGCGATGAGCCCGTACGACAACTGGCGATCGCTGGCCTGGGGCGGCGCACTGCTGATCACCTTCAGCGTGCTGGCCTTGAATATCCTGTCGCGCACCGTGTTCAGCCAAAAAGTCCCTAATTAA